Proteins encoded by one window of Halomonas sp. Bachu 37:
- the folK gene encoding 2-amino-4-hydroxy-6-hydroxymethyldihydropteridine diphosphokinase codes for MAQVTVSLGSNIAPEQHIRLCLDALHAEFGELAISRVFESEPVGFHDSRNFYNLVVAFDSDRSPGELQAWGKRLEIAHGRRADTPKYSPRALDIDLLTVGELCGEYDGVTLPRADITHNAFVLQPLAELLPAARHPRSGIAYRQLWQAFDVGSQRLWPVDFYWNGKWISRTQPACAGSRASFRMVNESFDHTRARADV; via the coding sequence TCGCCTCTGCCTCGACGCGCTACACGCCGAGTTCGGCGAGCTGGCGATCTCACGAGTCTTTGAAAGCGAACCCGTCGGTTTTCACGATTCGCGCAACTTCTACAATCTCGTGGTGGCTTTCGACAGCGACCGCTCACCTGGCGAATTGCAGGCCTGGGGCAAGCGTCTGGAAATCGCCCATGGCCGCAGAGCGGATACACCCAAGTACAGCCCCCGGGCGCTGGATATCGACTTGTTGACGGTAGGCGAGCTGTGCGGCGAGTACGATGGAGTCACGTTGCCGCGTGCCGACATCACCCACAACGCCTTTGTCCTGCAACCCCTGGCCGAGCTGCTGCCGGCCGCACGGCATCCCCGTAGCGGCATTGCCTACCGCCAGCTATGGCAGGCGTTCGATGTGGGCAGCCAACGCTTGTGGCCGGTGGACTTCTACTGGAACGGCAAGTGGATCTCGCGGACTCAGCCCGCTTGCGCCGGCTCCCGGGCGAGCTTTCGGATGGTGAATGAGTCATTCGATCACACTCGCGCACGCGCCGATGTCTGA